The genomic DNA GAAACCACTACCTCGCAGTCTAAGAGTTTAATTTCAGGGATTTTATTGAAGATATTTTCAAAATCAAAAGGCTCTAAACTTCCTGTCTGGTAGTTTTTTTCCATACCGATCGTGCCGCCCGTATAAATGGCTAATACGCTTCTTTTCATTTAAAGTGGTTTTTTGACTGGCACAAACTTACATAATAATTTTAATACGAACCCTTATCGAGAGGAAATACACCCAAAAAATCAGTCGCCACAAACAAATTTACCCAAAAATTTTTATCTTAAAATAGGTTTGCGTAAATTTGTGGGTTATTGTTTTTATATAAGCATTCTTTATTTTTATGAGTAACGCATCGCAACAAGTAAACTATTCTGAGGACAACATCAGAACATTAGATTGGCAGGAGCACATACGCCTTCGTCCGGGGATGTATATTGGAAAATTGGGAGATGGCTCTTCTGCGGATGATGGTATTTATATCCTCCTGAAGGAAATCTTGGACAACTCTATCGACGAGTTCCGAATGAAAGCCGGAAAACGCATAGAAATTAAGTTAGATGATAAGAAAATGACCGTCCGAGATTATGGGCGAGGCATTCCGCTCGGCAAGGTGGTAGATGCGGTTTCTAAAATGAATACCGGCGGTAAATACGATAGCAAAGCCTTCAAAAAATCGGTGGGGCTTAACGGTGTGGGGACCAAGGCGGTGAACGCCCTTTCCGACTATTTTAGAGTGAAATCCGTGAGAGATGGACAGTCCAAAACGGCAGAATTTTCGCGTGGAAACATCATTGAAAATCACCCCGAAGAGCCATCTTCTGACCGCAATGGTACCGAGATTGTCTTTATCCCTGACCAAGAGATTTTCCTCAATTTTAAGTTCCGAAAGGAGTATATAGAGCGGATGTTGCGCAATTATGCTTACCTTAATCCAGGGCTTAAAATCATCTTCAACGGCGAGACTTATTATTCCGAAAATGGACTAAAAGACCTTCTCGAAGAAGAGATGGAAACCGAGGCGCTTTACCCCATTATCCACCTTAAAGGCGAAGATATAGAAGTGGCGATTACCCACTCGGATAAATCTCAAACGGAGACCTATTTTTCCTTTGTTAATGGGCAAAATACCACGCAGGGCGGCACGCACCTCAATGCGTTTAGGGAGGCTTATGTGAAAACCATCAGAGAGTTTTTTAATAAAAATTTTGATGCTTCGGATATCCGAAAATCTATCATTGCTGCCATCTCGATCAATGTGGAAGAACCCGTTTTTGAATCTCAAACCAAAACCAAATTAGGCTCTAATGATGTAGGTCCTGAGGGCCCAACGGTGCGGACTTTTGTGATTGATTTTTTAAAGACCAAATTGGACAACTTCCTCCATAAAAATCCAGAAATAGCCGAGGCTATTCATAAGAAAATATTGGTTTCTGAGCGGGAGCGGAAGGAACTTTCTGGCATCCAGAAATTAGCGCGAGAGCGAGCCAAAAAAGTTTCTCTACATAACAAAAAACTGAGGGACTGTCGCCAGCATTATAACGAGCAAAAAGCCGAACGAAAGTCGGAAACACAGATTTTCATCACCGAGGGCGATTCCGCTTCTGGCTCCATTACCAAGTCCCGAGATGTGGAGACCCAAGCCGTATTCTCGCTCAAAGGAAAACCCCTGAATTGCTATGGACTAACTAAAAAAGTGGTTTATGAGAACGAGGAATTTAACCTATTACAAGCGGCGCTCAACATTGAGGAAAGTTTAGAAGATTTAAGATACAACCAAGTGATTATCGCTACCGATGCCGATGTGGATGGTATGCATATCCGCTTGCTGATGATTACTTTCTTCCTTCAGTTTTTCCCAGATTTAATTAAAAATGGACACCTTTATATCCTGCAAA from Riemerella columbina includes the following:
- a CDS encoding DNA topoisomerase IV subunit B → MSNASQQVNYSEDNIRTLDWQEHIRLRPGMYIGKLGDGSSADDGIYILLKEILDNSIDEFRMKAGKRIEIKLDDKKMTVRDYGRGIPLGKVVDAVSKMNTGGKYDSKAFKKSVGLNGVGTKAVNALSDYFRVKSVRDGQSKTAEFSRGNIIENHPEEPSSDRNGTEIVFIPDQEIFLNFKFRKEYIERMLRNYAYLNPGLKIIFNGETYYSENGLKDLLEEEMETEALYPIIHLKGEDIEVAITHSDKSQTETYFSFVNGQNTTQGGTHLNAFREAYVKTIREFFNKNFDASDIRKSIIAAISINVEEPVFESQTKTKLGSNDVGPEGPTVRTFVIDFLKTKLDNFLHKNPEIAEAIHKKILVSERERKELSGIQKLARERAKKVSLHNKKLRDCRQHYNEQKAERKSETQIFITEGDSASGSITKSRDVETQAVFSLKGKPLNCYGLTKKVVYENEEFNLLQAALNIEESLEDLRYNQVIIATDADVDGMHIRLLMITFFLQFFPDLIKNGHLYILQTPLFRVRNKKETRYCYTEEERVRALQELGKNPEITRFKGLGEISPDEFKHFIGKDIRLEPVVIGKDQTIDQILEFYMGKNTPDRQQFILENLVVEDSDI